A part of Populus alba chromosome 8, ASM523922v2, whole genome shotgun sequence genomic DNA contains:
- the LOC118045177 gene encoding LOW QUALITY PROTEIN: uncharacterized protein (The sequence of the model RefSeq protein was modified relative to this genomic sequence to represent the inferred CDS: deleted 1 base in 1 codon), whose product MYHPTRGGVRGGRDQFSWDDVKADKHRENYLGHSIKAPVGRWQKGKDSHWYARDKKSGSSNADALKEEIQRIKEEEEQAVREALGLAPKRSSRPQGNRLDKHEYSELVKRGSTVEDLGAGHAEVARVDGLGFSRAPRAWEDPSTLPSIAKEAPPEPVKVAARDPSTGNSEEDRPEEDGSSRKKRRHEEKEKKHEKHDRREKHHPHDPDNKRKRQKDKERRRHDSDSN is encoded by the exons ATGTATCATCCGACCAGAGGAGGCGTTCGCGGCGGCCGAGATC AATTTAGCTGGGATGACGTCAAGGCCGATAAACACAGAGAGAATTATCTTGGTCACAGTATCAAAGCACCTGTTGGTAGATGGCAGAAAG GAAAGGATTCACACTGGTACGCCAGGGATAAAAAATCCGGGAGTTCGAATGCAGATGCCTTA AAAGAAGAGATACAGAGAATcaaggaagaggaagaacaGGCCGTGAGGGAGGCCCTTGGTTTAGCTCCAAAGCGCTCCAGCCGACCTCAAGGAAATCGTCTTGATAAACATGAGTATTCAGAACTTGTTAAGCGAGGTTCTACAGTAGAGGACTTGGGGGCTGGGCATGCAGAAGTAGCACGGGTTGATGGTCTTGGTTTCTCAAG GGCACCTCGGGCTTGGGAAGACCCAAGTACTCTTCCATCTATTGCCAAGGAGGCTCCACCTGAGCCAGTCAAGGTGGCTGCGCGTGATCCATCAACGGGAAACTCTGAAGAAGATAGACCAGAGGAGGATGGAAGCAGCCGAAAGAAGAGGAGGCACgaggagaaggaaaagaaacatGAAAAGCATGATAGGCGCGAGAAGCACCACCCTCACGATCCTGACAACAAGAGGAAACGCCAGAAAGACAAGGAGAGGAGGAGACACGACTCTGACTCGAACTAA
- the LOC118045176 gene encoding uncharacterized protein At2g38710: MVAANREMAAYCFDTLVAHYNSEDAPPPAFDEGQHPLFVTWKKVVIGGEPRLRGCIGNLEAQYIITGFRDYALTSALRDRRFPPIQAKELPTLECTVSILTDYETANHYLDWEVGKHGLIIEFTDPNNNARRSATYLPDVAAHEGWTREEAIDSLMRKAGYSGHITESLRKSIRVTRYQSTLFTLTYSDYVSYVRETRGAAPSINGVKHVNH, translated from the exons ATGGTGGCTGCAAATAGAGAAATGGCTGCGTATTGCTTTGATACTCTTGTTGCTCACTACAACTCTGAGGATGCTCCTCCTCCTGCTTTCGACGAGGGCCAACA CCCGCTGTTCGTCACTTGGAAGAAAGTTGTCATTGGAGGTGAGCCTCGTTTACGAGGATGCATCGGAAATTTGGAAGCTCAGTACATAATTACTGGATTCCGGGACTATGCTTTAACAAG TGCTTTGAGGGACCGCAGATTCCCTCCTATACAAGCTAAAGAATTGCCTACTCTGGAATGCACTGTTTCCATTCTGACTGATTATGAAACTGCCAACCACTATCTTGATTGGGAG GTTGGGAAGCATGGTTTGATTATTGAGTTTACTGACCCTAATAACAATGCAAGGCGAAGTGCCACTTATTTGCCTGATGTGGCTGCCCATGAAG GTTGGACGAGAGAGGAGGCAATTGACTCGCTGATGCGCAAAGCAGGCTACAGTGGCCACATTACGGAGTCACTTCGGAAGTCTATACGAGTGACTCGTTACCAAAGCACATTATTTACCTTGACCTATAGTGATTATGTCTCATATGTCAGGGAAACCAGGGGTGCAGCTCCGTCTATTAATGGGGTGAAGCACGTCAACCATTGA